One Argentina anserina chromosome 6, drPotAnse1.1, whole genome shotgun sequence genomic window, tgtgttttttttcctgattAATAAGTGATAAGCAAACTGACTGTATTGCCTAGAATGAGTAATGACTGAGTTTAAACCTCTATATTATGATGCTACATATATTGATTGTGGAGCATTTTGACCAATTTAAGTTCCTTCTTGTTTTAGTTTTACCAATTAAGTCGACAAATTCGGATGTCATTCCGGCAGTGTCTTGTCTGGATTCCCAGGCTTGttctatataatttttttctcgGAACTACCACCCCTTACCCGCACTAGGCCGGAATCTGGCAGACTTTGGTCATGATGCCTATGCCGGAACTGAAAAacgataaaaaaaacataagaaaACTTGAATGTGTATGGGCTCAGTAATTTCTTGGGTTTACATAGAAGAATCACATGGGGCTAAATCAGGTTTGGTCCTAACGGCCGAAAAATAATTTCCACCTACTTTTAAATGCAAAGTCCCAATGCAACGGTAACTTTCCCCTTCTGTCTTCTTCCTCTTGCTTCTTTGATTTTAGACCCAACAAAACCAAACTTCCCCATCACAAAAGTTCATAGCTTTATTCCACAATGGAACTAGAAGAAGCAGATTCATTGCTCACTTCACTGAAACTACAACACCAGCAAGAACAAATAGAGAGGCTTATTGTTGTGAGTGGTCCTTGCAAGGTGGTTGAGTATTTGCAGCCTGTAATGTCAAAGGAGCTTCTCTGCAAGTTCCCAGACAACTCTGCCTTCGATTTCGACTACACGCAGAGCTCGATATGGTCTCCGCTGGTCCCCCGGGCTTACGCTCCGATGGATTTGGACTTGGATTTCGATTTCATGACCCCGAAAAGGCTCGCATTTGATCAAGTGGAGTCGGAGCCCAACAATCAAACTAGTAGCATCAAGAAAGTGGGTTCTAGTGGTAAGAAAAAGATGTGCACTGCTGGGTTTAATCTTAACTTGAGTGCATTGAAGAGGAAGAAGTGGAAAGGCAAGAAGAACAAGATGGCATTGGTGCCTGAATTTTCTCCAACTCCTGTTAACGGTAATTGTTACCCCATTGCCTCAAAGGTATTGCAATCTTCTCTGAGTTCTGTAAATCTTTGCTTTAGTTTTATTTATGCAATATATTTATCTCATTTAAGATGAAAGAATTTGAGTTAGAGAAGAGGTATTAGATcactgaatttgagattagTCCCATTAGACGTTCTATGCAAGAAATAAGATTGAGGGAGTATTAAAGAGAGGGGTGAGATCTTAGGAGCTTTGGCAAGTAAAAGTTGAATTCTTTGTGGAAAATGTCAAAACTTAAGGATATCCAGTGAAAGAAACACCATTACTGTTTGGTGACTTGAGTGAGTTGTGTCCCAATGTTAGCATCAGTTTTGGGTTTCTTTGTAGTTTTAGCAGGTAACTGGGTATTCTTCTATTTGATCTGTTATTGGCTTCTAAActgtaatttgttttttattcaGGTATGGAATAAGGTTCTCAAAGCTGCCTCTAAGCacttcaagaagaagaagagagatccAATGGCCCATGTAAGGCTCTCCAATTATTTCAAAGAGGGAAATATCTGAAGCCCTTCCACTTCCACTCATATGTAATTCTTTATTGTTTCATTCCTTAATTTATTTAACTATTTATCTCTGTTGCCTGCATTTTAATAATATAAACATAACTTAGTACTTGGTATAAATGTCTGATCTCTATCATGAATGTCGCATAGTACTAGATataaaaaatgataaaagtttGCGGTACTGCAGAGCTCAAATTTAAGTGCTGTTAAGGTTTGCTAACATGGCCTGAATTAAGCTTCTAaaagaagcagaagaagaCCCACCATCATCAACAGCGTTCCTGCATTTTCGACTCATTTCCTGAACCCTCTTCCTAATCTCATTATCACCCTCCATCAAACGTCTTAGAGCTTTCTCAATCTCATCTGCTGTTACAAAATCACCATCCTTATTGTAAACAACTCTCAACTCCACCCCCAATCCCATATCCCTCGCCATTTGAAATGCATTGATCTGTTGCTCTGCATAAATCGGCCAAGTCACTATAGGTACACCAAACCATAGGCTCTCCAATATAGAGTTCCATCCACAATGCGACACAAATCCCCCGATTGCTTTATGGCCTAAGACCTCCGCTTGCGGCGCCCATCCACACAACATTCCTATATCTTTAGTCCTCTTAGAAAAATCTTGAGGCAAAAACTCGTCATAACTTGTGTATTCACCTACAATGGATTTAgttttaaagagaaaaatcaaaattaaaatgcaCAAAGACTTACCAACCATATAACATGTCGATAAAATTTACATGAAACTTTTGTGTCAAGTAAAATAGTAATTTGGTGATGAGAGATACGTCTAGACAAGGGTGTAATGAAAATTCGGACCATGCTCACCTGGAATTCCCAGCCTTCCTGTAGTTGGTCTTTGACGCACTGACCACAAGAACCTCTGGCCACTCTGCTCTAGACCAATTGCTATCTCTTTCAATTGGTTCTCATCAAAGCTCCCGGAGCTTCCAAAGCAGAGGAACACCACTGACTTAGGGGACTGATCATCAAGCCATTTCATGATCCCGTCAACTTTGGTCTGGTTAAACTGAATTTGATACTTACCTTTGATGTCAATTAAGGGCCCAATTGTGTAAACATGAGGCTGTGATTTActttgttcatcttcatcaccATCAAAAAGTGAGGAAACAGCATGGGATTCGAGCTCAACCGAACTGTTGATGATGATACCCTTGGTTTCCCTGAACCTCCTAGCATGGTTCACAAATGACATGTATCCACCCTTGTTGAACGCAAATGCAGGCAATGCACTTGTGGGGACAGGTTGGATATAACTCGGTATGATTGACTCGCAATCCGACTCATCAAATAACACGTCAGCTCGTTTAGGGAGGTACATCAACAAACCGAGATAAGCTGCACCGGAagtgaagaaaagaaaagatggaACCTTGAGCTCGTTGCCTATGTCAATCATGGTGGTGCAGAACATGTCAATAACCATTCCAGCAACTTGAGACGTGTTTGGCAACACCCTGGTGAAAATAGTGTCTCTGACATGGCCCTTGTAGTTCTCAATGTAATCGGTAAGGTACTTTTCGGCAGAAACTCGCTCAGTTGGAGGATCGACGTTGGGAAGATAGATGAGTTTTATGTGGGGGTGGGAGGCTGCAGGAAGTGACTGATCCCCAGTAACTCCAAACGGCGACTTCATTACCAGAATTGTTACCGAGAATCGATGGCTTTGATCCAACAAACGAAAAGCAAACTCGATTGTTGATACTAGATGGCCTACAGCAGGTGTGGGAACGAAAACTAGCTCTGCTCTCTCCATTGGATTGAGATGATTGAGTGTATGGTGTAGTCCAAATGATAATAAGGCAATTAGGCAACAATGTTGTTCACTTGCTTCGACTATCACAACGTCGTGTTGCTTGCTACATCATTCATTTCATTTTGATCGGGTAGAGGATAGGGCTGGATAGCGGGCACAAAACGTCAACATTCTCGTGGTCCATAAGCAGAGCAACCCGAGGAGGGAAAACGTCATAGAGCCATATATCCTTCCACAAACACATGAACTCACCAGAACTACCAGCACAATAACTCTGTAAGTAGCTTTTAAACATGTTAGAGAATTGACAGAGCTGAGAGAAGAGCGAATTGAGTATGTGATTGTTGCGTATCTAAACTTCTAAGGCTCATGTGCTTTTATACATTAGAGAAAGGGGCTGGACTACCACGTTTGGATGGTACTAATTCCCAACATTTATTCTTAATCTAGTTTGACGCAAGATCTCAGAATTTATACCTAAACACAATTTAACATTTGCATACATAAATAATTTAGAACATGAACGTTATTTTCGTGTATGTAATAGTGTAATATACTGTTTCATATACATACAAGTTGGAATCTAACCATCCAAAGCTCAGTTGTGCTCAAGGCTTTGTGACAGAACCTTGATCAAGCTTCCAagcgaagaagatgaagaaccaCCAACATCAACAGCCCTCCTACACATTCCACTCATTTCCTCAACCCTCTTCCTAATCTCACTACCACCAACCATCACACGGGTCACACCTCTCTCAATCTCATCAGCAGACACAATATCACCACTACCGTATACGTAATCTAATGTCAGCTCCACTGCCAACCCCAAATCCCTCACCATCAGAAAAGCATTGATTTGTTGCTCTGCATACAATGGCCAAGTCAGAATAGGCACACCATACCACAAACTCTCCAATATAGAGTTCCACCCACAATGTGACACAAATCCCCCGATTGCTTTGTGACCTAAAACCTCCACTTGTGGCGCCCATCCACATAACATTCCAACCCCTTTTGTCCTCTCCAAGAATCCCTGGGGCAAAAAATCTTCATAATTTGTATACTCACCTGTAATCAGTGTAACGTATTAAAATTCCCGACTGAGTTGAGTTAACACGATAGAAGTCATATGTTGAAATCTCGCTGACGTTTACGGTGTAGACAGAGTGAACAGTGAATGAAGTAGAGAAATTACTAGGTATGAAGTATAATTGTACACTGCACATTACTGGAAATATATGAAACGAACACGATATTTGAAGAATTTAAAGAAATCTCGAACTATTGATGCATGCTCACCTGGCATTTCAGTCTTTCCCTTGGGTGGTTTTTGACGTACGGACCACAAGAACCTGTGGCCACTATTCTCGAGTGCAATAGCCATTTCTTTCAGTTGGGCTTCATCGAAGCTTCCAAAGCTCCCAAAGCAAAGGAACACAACTGATTTTGGAGGCTGATCATCAAGCCATTTCATGATCTTGTCACGATCAGATCGAACTTGATGCTCAACCTTGGTGTCAATCAACGGTCCGACTGTGTAAACAGCCGGCCATGGCCGACTTTGATCACCTTCAGCCCCATTAAAAATTGAGCGAACCGCATGAGATTCGAGCTCAACCAAAGTGTTGAGGATGACGCCCTTGGTTTCTTTGAACCTCCTAGCATGGTCTGCAAATGAAGCGTAACCACCATCGTTCAACACAAATCCTGGCAATACATTCGTTGGAACGGTGTTGACATAGCTCGGTACAACCGAGTCGGGATCCGAGTGTTCATACACTCTACCGACTCGGTCGTACCGTTCGGAAAGGTAGAGCAACAACCCAAGAAAACTTGCCGCTGAagtgaagaagagaaaagttgGAACCTTGATCTCATCGGCTACGTCAATCATGGTGGTGCAGAACATGTCAATGACCACTCCAGCAATCTGAGTCGTGTTGGGTACCACCTGGTTGAGTATAGCGTCCTTAACATGGCTCTTGTAGCTCTGGACGTGATCGCTAACGTATTTTTCTGCGGAGCCGTGGTTGGTTGGGGGGTCTACGTTGGGAAGATGGATGAGTTTTATGTTGGAGTGGGAGGCTGTAGGAAATGactgatccgctgtggcaccAAATGGTGATTTCATCACAAGAATCGTCACAGAGAATTGATCGCATCGATCCAACAATCGTTTGGAGAACTCGATTGTGGATACTAGATGACCTGTAGCTGGTGTGGGAATGAACACCAGCTCTGCTTTCTTCATAATTCTACGTTTGGCGGAGATTTTAGGTCAGGCGCGTAGAAGCTTATAGAGATTtgcatgtggctgcacataTTCCGGCTTATGTATTACTAACGTCATAATAGAGATAAAGTTAGTACGACAACGACAAAGGACTTTCGTCAAATAAACGTTTTTACGCAACATTGACAGGTTTACGTGAAGTAGATTTGATCACTTATCCATATGAGTCATCGTTGTGTTATCTACTTGTCTCCATTCAATTATTGCTTCGGTGATATATAAATTGCTGCCAGTCTAACATGGGTACAACAAACACCAGTAATTCATAGACGTGAAGCTTCAAATGCTAAATTTGTTAATTATGGAAGATAATATTGGCTTCAAATGCTAAAGACCTGACCAATGTCCTTTGATGTTGAAAAGTCTTACTCGACTTTGTGTACGAGACTATTCTGGTAGCTGTTGCCGACTTCTGTATTGAAAGCAAATATAAGCAATTGTTTCAGTCCTGATTTATGCTgggaatattttttttaatctggGTGGACGTAGTAGGCCGGGATAGTGATTTCCAATTAAGGTCCAGTCCATGCTTATCTCTGACATGTGGCTATGGTAAGGGAGGTGATGGACCGTGAGAGTGATATATAAGGAAGAGGGTGAAGGAAATGAGTTCAATGAGCAAGCGAGCCTTGATGTAATGCTAGATGGATCGACGATTGTCGCACAGTGCCATGCAGTATTTACGGTCTAAATTACCGTGtgttcatatattttcacatcttcttttgttttgttcctCTGAGTAACTAGTCCATTGCGACTGCGGCAACAAAATTCCTACCGGCCACCCCGAAGCCAAAACCATGCATGGCTTCCTTCCTCCGCTCTTCCTCTACCTCTCTCCACACCCACTCAAACAGTCAAACTCCCTTATACCCAACTCTCTTGACAATGTCTCTCGACTCTCTCCTAAACTTCCCACGTCCCTCATCATTGGATTCGTCTGCGACAACGCACATCCTTAGTGCTCTATTCCCACATGAAATTGTCCTCCTCCTCTTACACACTTAATCTTCCACCCTCAAAGCCTGCGCTTAAAAGTGTAAGCCCCAAATTTAACATGGGCGAGACTCTGCACTATCACATTCGCTAATGCATATGTAATCTTACTGTGTTGAAGCCTCTGATCACGCCAAGTATGATACAGTGCGTAAGGTGTTCGACAAAATGCCTGACAGAGAAATCTTAAGACTTAAGACTTAAGACTGAGAGGTATGAATGAGCTTTTTTCCGATGTTTTACCTGCTTTATCTGGCATAAGAGAGTATAATAATGACAATGTTCTATTTGATTTAGTTGTTAGATTCAGCTATCAGTATGCGACTGACATTGTGATCTCGGGcgatatttatatatgctgagcTTGGTTTTCTCAATTTTCTCCAAGATGG contains:
- the LOC126798988 gene encoding uncharacterized protein LOC126798988; amino-acid sequence: MELEEADSLLTSLKLQHQQEQIERLIVVSGPCKVVEYLQPVMSKELLCKFPDNSAFDFDYTQSSIWSPLVPRAYAPMDLDLDFDFMTPKRLAFDQVESEPNNQTSSIKKVGSSGKKKMCTAGFNLNLSALKRKKWKGKKNKMALVPEFSPTPVNGNCYPIASKVWNKVLKAASKHFKKKKRDPMAHVRLSNYFKEGNI
- the LOC126798987 gene encoding anthocyanidin 3-O-glucosyltransferase 2-like → MERAELVFVPTPAVGHLVSTIEFAFRLLDQSHRFSVTILVMKSPFGVTGDQSLPAASHPHIKLIYLPNVDPPTERVSAEKYLTDYIENYKGHVRDTIFTRVLPNTSQVAGMVIDMFCTTMIDIGNELKVPSFLFFTSGAAYLGLLMYLPKRADVLFDESDCESIIPSYIQPVPTSALPAFAFNKGGYMSFVNHARRFRETKGIIINSSVELESHAVSSLFDGDEDEQSKSQPHVYTIGPLIDIKGKYQIQFNQTKVDGIMKWLDDQSPKSVVFLCFGSSGSFDENQLKEIAIGLEQSGQRFLWSVRQRPTTGRLGIPGEYTSYDEFLPQDFSKRTKDIGMLCGWAPQAEVLGHKAIGGFVSHCGWNSILESLWFGVPIVTWPIYAEQQINAFQMARDMGLGVELRVVYNKDGDFVTADEIEKALRRLMEGDNEIRKRVQEMSRKCRNAVDDGGSSSASFRSLIQAMLANLNST
- the LOC126798986 gene encoding anthocyanidin 3-O-glucosyltransferase 2-like, which gives rise to MKKAELVFIPTPATGHLVSTIEFSKRLLDRCDQFSVTILVMKSPFGATADQSFPTASHSNIKLIHLPNVDPPTNHGSAEKYVSDHVQSYKSHVKDAILNQVVPNTTQIAGVVIDMFCTTMIDVADEIKVPTFLFFTSAASFLGLLLYLSERYDRVGRVYEHSDPDSVVPSYVNTVPTNVLPGFVLNDGGYASFADHARRFKETKGVILNTLVELESHAVRSIFNGAEGDQSRPWPAVYTVGPLIDTKVEHQVRSDRDKIMKWLDDQPPKSVVFLCFGSFGSFDEAQLKEMAIALENSGHRFLWSVRQKPPKGKTEMPGEYTNYEDFLPQGFLERTKGVGMLCGWAPQVEVLGHKAIGGFVSHCGWNSILESLWYGVPILTWPLYAEQQINAFLMVRDLGLAVELTLDYVYGSGDIVSADEIERGVTRVMVGGSEIRKRVEEMSGMCRRAVDVGGSSSSSLGSLIKVLSQSLEHN